The following proteins are encoded in a genomic region of Candidatus Zixiibacteriota bacterium:
- a CDS encoding Mrp/NBP35 family ATP-binding protein, with translation KFDSSVVPFKRISAEDLIPQVKNTIAVASGKGGVGKSTISVNLALALSNCLAKVGLFDTDIYGPTIPQMLGVKKEVYAKAGKIIPVENFNLKIISIDFFLEESTPVIWRGPLVAGAIQQFLRDVDWGELDYMIIDLPPGTGDAQLTLAQTIPLTGAVIVTTPQDVAKKIAVKALKLFQQLNVPILGIIENMSYFVCPHCGKRSDIFSSGGGKKAGQDLGVPFLGEIPLDMNLRVSGDEGEPFLLKFPDSEISQIFAQIAGNLARQVSILSHK, from the coding sequence AAAATTTGACTCCTCAGTCGTTCCTTTCAAGAGAATCTCGGCTGAGGATTTGATTCCTCAGGTAAAAAATACCATCGCAGTTGCCTCAGGCAAAGGCGGAGTAGGGAAATCAACTATAAGCGTGAATTTAGCTCTGGCTTTGTCTAACTGTTTAGCTAAAGTTGGGCTTTTCGATACTGATATATATGGACCAACTATTCCTCAGATGTTGGGAGTCAAGAAAGAGGTTTATGCAAAGGCAGGGAAGATAATCCCGGTTGAGAATTTTAATCTGAAAATTATATCCATCGACTTTTTCTTAGAGGAAAGCACACCGGTGATCTGGAGAGGTCCCTTAGTAGCTGGTGCCATTCAACAGTTCTTGAGAGACGTAGACTGGGGAGAGCTTGATTATATGATAATAGACTTACCCCCTGGAACAGGAGATGCGCAGTTGACCTTAGCCCAGACCATTCCTCTGACCGGAGCTGTAATCGTGACCACGCCTCAGGACGTAGCTAAAAAAATCGCGGTCAAGGCATTGAAACTATTTCAGCAGTTGAATGTGCCGATTTTAGGGATAATAGAGAATATGAGCTATTTCGTCTGTCCCCATTGCGGAAAAAGAAGTGATATCTTCAGTTCTGGAGGAGGAAAAAAAGCTGGTCAAGACCTGGGAGTTCCTTTTCTTGGAGAGATTCCTTTAGATATGAACTTAAGAGTTTCAGGAGATGAAGGAGAACCTTTTCTTTTAAAATTCCCCGATTCAGAGATTTCTCAGATCTTTGCCCAGATAGCCGGAAATTTAGCAAGGCAGGTAAGTATTCTTAGTCATAAGTAG